The following nucleotide sequence is from Pseudonocardia abyssalis.
CCCGGCCAAGACCCCCCGGGACTGGTACCTGAGCGGACAGATGCCCGTCAACGCGATGGGCAAGCTGCAGAAGTTCGTCCTGCGTGAGCAGATCACCGCCGAGCGGCTCGACCGGCTGCCGGAGAAATGACGATGAGTCTCGACCTCGATGGCGCGGGCGTGGTCATCACCGGCGGTGGCGCGGGGATCGGCGCTGCTCTCGCGCGGGCCTTCGCCGCTCGCGGGGCCCGCGTTGTCGTCGGCGATCTCGACGAGCGGGCAGCCACCGCCGTCGCGGAGCAGGTCGGCGGGCTCGCGGTCGGTGGCGATGCCGCCACTGCGGACGGTATCGACCGGCTGCTGGACGCCGCGCACGCCCGTCTCGGCACGATCGACCTCTACTGCGCCAATGCCGGCATCGCACCCCACGGCGGACCGGACGCGCCCGAGCAGCTCTGGAGCGCGGCGTGGGAGGTCAACGTGATGGCGCATGTCCGCGCGGCGCAGCGGCTGCTCCCTAGCTGGCTCGATCGCGGCCAAGGCCGGTTCCTCGCGACCGTCTCTGCCGCCGGCCTGCTGACGATGCTCGGCTCGGCCCCGTACTCCGTCAGCAAGCACGCTGCTCTCGCGTTCGCCGAATGGCTCTCGGCGACCTACCGGCACCGCGGGATCACCGTCCAGGCGCTGTGCCCGCAGGGCGTGCGAACCGACATGCTCGCAAACGCCGAACCCGATGAGCAGCTGATCATGAACGAGGGCGCGATCGAGCCGGAGACTGTCGCCGAGCTCGTCGTCGACGCGCTCGGCGACGACCGCTTCCTGATCCTGCCGCACCCCGAGGTGGCCGAGTTCTATCGCAGCCGTGCCTCCGACACCGACCGCTGGATCGGTGGCATGAACAGGCTGCAGCAGAAGATCGAACGCGCCACCTGAGC
It contains:
- a CDS encoding SDR family NAD(P)-dependent oxidoreductase; translated protein: MSLDLDGAGVVITGGGAGIGAALARAFAARGARVVVGDLDERAATAVAEQVGGLAVGGDAATADGIDRLLDAAHARLGTIDLYCANAGIAPHGGPDAPEQLWSAAWEVNVMAHVRAAQRLLPSWLDRGQGRFLATVSAAGLLTMLGSAPYSVSKHAALAFAEWLSATYRHRGITVQALCPQGVRTDMLANAEPDEQLIMNEGAIEPETVAELVVDALGDDRFLILPHPEVAEFYRSRASDTDRWIGGMNRLQQKIERAT